One genomic window of Camelina sativa cultivar DH55 chromosome 5, Cs, whole genome shotgun sequence includes the following:
- the LOC104787516 gene encoding transcriptional regulator ATRX homolog, with the protein MGKHRKRDADLEDDTPSSASSSSSFSSYSSDESDSSSRKRRKKQRERRKSDGGSYEREKRRKREKEKEKEKKRKKMERRERKRRDSKKKRRSKKRDYESQSGSDDPISDEESSQDEPETVVKEMLLEFPNVGSDLKQLLKMIDDGQAVDIKGISESALKKRLKKLFLSLKLKERGDRVFLLPPGASPSLDMVGHLIKGGEEEVEKTLDDSAPLKKTEKVLADENDLGSNSADDDVAGPKKRVIGPAMPSAELLAAAAKLTEAQAELREAELAEDSEYFIGPAPPAVVAEVASSNEAERFEEVTRIMEAEPDSPYDVLGVNHNMAADNMKKRYWKLSLLVHPDKCSHPQAQEAFVLLNKAFKELQDPEKRKAMDDKIKLKEEQEAFKAELRSMQEAAQWRRSQGISMEGDAELLAATEVKPIPKRDEWMTTLPPERKVGVAVQQSTTFSRTAREGRGDTTAWTDTPMDKAERAKMNYLEAYNKASALASNEGENMKRSMDAELVDKYNKEKRAKSLVEKHREESSSSSSRPKKKTKLSSSKEKTEKDEWVGKHPWKPWDRENDLTAGRQKVKLDAEGMAEGLASKFSSGNFQRSFL; encoded by the exons ATGGGTAAGCACAGGAAGAGAGATGCTGATTTGGAAGACGATACTCCATCTTCAGcatcgtcgtcttcgtctttcTCGTCATACAGCTCCGACGAGTCTGATTCGTCTTCTAGAAAACGGAGGAAGAAGCAAAGGGAGCGGCGGAAAAGTGACGGAGGAAGttatgagagagagaagcggaggaagagagagaaggagaaggagaaggagaagaagaggaagaagatggagaggagggagagaaagaggagagattcgaagaagaagaggaggagcaaAAAGCGTGATTATGAGTCTCAGTCTGGTTCTGATGATCCCATCTCTGATGAAGAAAGTTCACAGGATGAGCCTGAAACTGTGGTAAAAGAGATGCTTTTGGAGTTTCCTAATGTTGGCAGTGATTTGAAACAG CTTTTGAAAATGATAGATGATGGGCAAGCGGTTGATATAAAGGGTATTTCCGAGAGCGCTTTGAAGAAGCGGTTGAAAAAgctgtttctttctttgaagcTTAAGGAACGTGGGGATAGAGTCTTTTTATTACCACCAGGTGCTTCTCCTTCTTTAGATATGGTGGGACATCTTATAAAAGGCggggaagaagaagttgaaaaaacCCTTGATGATTCTGCCCCGTTAAAGAAGACTGAAAAGGTTTTGGCAGATGAGAACGATTTGGGATCGAATTCagctgatgatgatgttgcTGGTCCAAAGAAGAG GGTGATTGGACCTGCAATGCCATCCGCTGAGTTACTTGCTGCAGCAGCAAAGCTGACAGAAGCTCAGGCTGAACTTAG AGAAGCTGAGCTAGCAGAAGATTCAGAATATTTCATTGGACCTGCTCCACCAGCTGTTGTTGCAGAAGTTGCATCATCGAACGAGGCAGAGCGATTTGAAGAG GTGACACGGATTATGGAAGCTGAACCTGATAGTCCATACGATGTTTTAGGAGTAAATCACAATATGGCTGCTGATAATATGAAGAAGAG GTATTGGAAGCTGTCTCTTCTTGTTCACCCAGACAAATGTTCTCATCCCCAAGCCCAGGAAGCTTTCGTTTTACTGAATAAAGCTTTCAAGGAATTACAAGATCCAGAAAAG AGAAAAGCAATGGATGACAAGATTAAACTTAAGGAGGAACAAGAGGCATTTAAG GCTGAATTACGCTCAATGCAAGAAGCAGCACAATGGAGAAGATCTCAAG GCATATCAATGGAAGGTGATGCAGAGCTGCTGGCAGCAACTGAGGTTAAACCTATACCTAAAAGAGATGAGTGGATGACCACCCTTCCTCCTGAAAGAAAG GTTGGAGTGGCCgtgcaacaatcaacaacattTAGCAGAACTGCTAGAGAAGGACGCGGAGACACTACAGCTTGGACAGATACTCCTATGGACAAAGCTGAAAGAGCAAAGATGAA TTACTTGGAGGCATACAACAAGGCGAGTGCGCTTGCATCAAACGAAGGGGAAAATATGAAAAGAAGCATGGATGCTGAGCTTGTGGACAAGTataacaaagagaaaagagCAAAGTCTCTGGTGGAGAAGCACAGAGAagagtcatcttcttcttcaagccgtccgaagaagaagacgaagttgtcttcatcaaaagagaaaaccGAAAAGGACGAGTGGGTGGGGAAACATCCGTGGAAGCCATGGGACCGTGAGAACGACCTCACTGCCGGGAGACAGAAGGTGAAACTTGATGCTGAGGGTATGGCTGAAGGTTTGGCGTCCAAGTTTTCTTCTGGGAATTTCCAAAGAAGCTTTCTTTGA